Proteins from one Elgaria multicarinata webbii isolate HBS135686 ecotype San Diego chromosome 3, rElgMul1.1.pri, whole genome shotgun sequence genomic window:
- the LOC134396230 gene encoding zinc finger protein OZF-like, with amino-acid sequence MPGSQGQEGQPKRATEETFLFEDGDSGLNESPLQEGILRKKRENMATDCGEGLHQSFELLENQCVQTGGNPYKCSYCCETFHQRTYLVTHERIHTGDKPYECTDCGESFSTSYEFVDHIRVHTGEKPYTCSDCDQSFHLKANLTAHKRTHTVENPYECSECGQSFGKKSHLITHERTHTGEKPYPCPDCGKSFSQKGNLVSHMRIHTGEKPYKCSQCGKCFSHCTSLMMHVRTHTGEKPYKCSVCEKSFVNKGNLVSHVRIHTGEKPYECADCGKSFSTSFQFIEHKRLHTGEKPYSCSDCGQSFNSKSNLITHKRTHTGEKPYQCTVCGKGFRVKSSLTKHIRIHTGEKPYECSECGKSFNTSSLLVNHKRVHTGEKPYQCSGCGKSFRQKGNLVSHMRIHTGEKPYRCCDCEKSFIDKKSLIKHKRTHAGEKAYECSEGGQSFRYSSALT; translated from the coding sequence ATGCCTGGAAGTCAAGGTCAAGAAGGACAACCCAAGAGGGCAACAGaagaaacttttctttttgaagATGGAGACAGTGGTTTAAATGAAAGTCCACTCCAAGAAGGAATCctcagaaagaagagagagaacatGGCCACAGACTgtggggaaggcctccatcagagCTTTGAACTCCTTGAGAATCAGTGTGTGCAAACTGGGGGGAATCCATATAAGTGTTCCTACTGCTGTGAAACTTTTCATCAGAGAACCTACTTGGTTACACATGAGAGAATCCACACTGGAGACAAACCATACGAATGCACCGATTGTGGGGAAAGCTTTAGCACGAGCTACGAATTTGTGGATCATATAAGagtacacacaggggagaaaccatacacgTGTTCAGACTGTGATCAGAGCTTCCATTTGAAAGCAAACCTCACTGCACACAAGAGAACCCACACTGTGGAAAACCCTTATGAGTGTTCTGAGTGTGGGCAAAGCTTTGGTAAGAAATCACACCTCATCACGCATGAGAGGACCCACACCGGAGAGAAACCGTATCCGTGCCCAGATtgtgggaagagctttagtcAGAAAGGAAACCTCGTTTCCCACATGaggattcacacaggggagaagccgtacaaATGTTCCCAGTGTGGCAAATGCTTTTCTCATTGCACTTCCCTGATGATGCATgtgagaacccacacaggggaaaaaccgtACAAATGCTCAGTTTGTGAAAAAAGCTTTGTTAATAAGGGAAACCTTGTCTCGCATGTGaggatccacacaggggaaaaaccgtatgaatgtgcagactgtgggaagAGTTTTAGCACTAGCTTTCAGTTTATAGAACATAAAAGGCTACACACGGGGGAAAAGCCATATTCATGCTCCGATTGTGGGCAAAGTTTTAATTCAAAATCAAACCTTATCACACacaaaagaacccacacaggggagaaaccctatcaaTGCACCGTGTGCGGGAAGGGCTTTCGGGTTAAATCGTCCCTGACTAAACACATAAGgatccatacaggggagaagccttatgaATGTtcagaatgtgggaaaagcttcaataCAAGCTCACTGCTTGTAAATCATAAAAgggttcacacaggagagaaaccctatcaaTGCTCAGGTTGTGGGAAAAGCTTCCGTCAGAAAGGAAACCTTGTTTCACAtatgagaatccacacaggggagaaaccgtatcgGTGTTGTGACTGCGAGAAAAGCTTCATTGATAAAAAGTCCCTTATTAAACATAAGAGAACCCATGCAGGAGAGAAAGCTTATGAATGTTCAGAGGGTGGGCAAAGCTTCAGGTACAGCTCAGCACTTACCT